In Brassica napus cultivar Da-Ae chromosome C4 unlocalized genomic scaffold, Da-Ae chrC04_Random_5, whole genome shotgun sequence, one DNA window encodes the following:
- the LOC125594777 gene encoding RING-H2 finger protein ATL34-like yields MESMNILSIRVHNLIEDFTEDVILHIRSRYIRLEPHGFTPSHISELLRGQQVNESQHIGEKIANEINRSLSNDKTLREPVFVNVEVEFIKERRLVVPSDVPASFDVLQRLVEEHRVDLNGNKETLCSICIEDLSKSQQSVIEMPNCLHMFHQNCLFEWLGRKNSCPLCRRFVRPRNRIKKQKLENVTGFDSVANC; encoded by the coding sequence ATGGAGTCTATGAACATTCTCTCTATCCGTGTACACAATCTGATTGAAGATTTTACCGAAGACGTGATTTTACATATAAGATCACGTTACATCCGCTTGGAGCCACACGGCTTCACGCCAAGTCATATCTCTGAACTCCTTCGTGGCCAACAAGTTAATGAATCTCAACACATAGGTGAAAAGATCGCTAATGAAATCAATCGTTCACTTAGTAATGATAAAACTCTCCGAGAGCCTGTCTTCGTGAACGTCGAAGTTGAATTCATCAAAGAGAGGCGTTTGGTTGTGCCGTCTGATGTTCCTGCTTCGTTTGACGTTTTACAGAGGTTGGTGGAAGAACATAGAGTGGATTTGAACGGAAATAAAGAAACTCTGTGTTCAATTTGCATCGAGGATTTGTCCAAGAGTCAACAAAGCGTCATTGAGATGCCTAACTGTTTGCATATGTTTCATCAAAACTGTCTTttcgagtggcttggtcggaaAAACTCGTGTCCGTTGTGCCGGAGATTCGTACGACCTAGGAA
- the LOC125594778 gene encoding mucin-1-like → MDNSFFHSKTLVLNSMFLSKQSRDHHQISQYTVGSTAITSVSPDHVGISQYTVGSTAIASVSPDHIRISQYIVGSTAIASVSPDHVGISQYTVGSTAIASVSPDHVGISQYTVGSTAIASVSPDHVGISQYTVGSTAIASVSPDHVGISQYTVGWLGLQPAIHSKQSRDHHQISQYTVGSTAITSVSPDHVGISQYTVGSTAIASVSPDHIRISQYTVGSTAIASVSPDHVGISQYTVGSTAIASVSPDHVGISQYTVGSTAIASVSPDHVGISQYTVGSTAIASVSPDHVGISQYTVGWLGLQPAIHSVSSLHGYPAIELSSSSTSLSPFKTDPSRLGAMP, encoded by the exons AAACAGTCACGTGATCACCACCAGATCAGTCAGTACACAGTCGGCTCCACAGCCATCACTTCAGTCAGTCCTGATCACGTCGGGATCAGTCAGTACACAGTCGGCTCCACAGCCATCGCTTCAGTCAGTCCTGATCACATCCGGATCAGTCAGTACATAGTCGGCTCCACAGCCATCGCTTCAGTCAGTCCTGATCACGTCGGGATCAGTCAGTACACAGTCGGCTCCACAGCCATCGCTTCAGTCAGTCCTGATCACGTCGGGATCAGTCAGTACACAGTCGGCTCCACAGCCATCGCTTCAGTCAGTCCTGATCACGTCGGGATCAGTCAGTACACAGTCGGCTCCACAGCCATCGCTTCAGTCAGTCCTGATCACGTCGGGATCAGTCAGTACACAGTCGGCTGGCTTGGTCTCCAACCAGCCATCCATTCA AAACAGTCACGTGATCACCACCAGATCAGTCAGTACACAGTCGGCTCCACAGCCATCACTTCAGTCAGTCCTGATCACGTCGGGATCAGTCAGTACACAGTCGGCTCCACAGCCATCGCTTCAGTCAGTCCTGATCACATCCGGATCAGTCAGTACACAGTCGGCTCCACAGCCATCGCTTCAGTCAGTCCTGATCACGTCGGGATCAGTCAGTACACAGTCGGCTCCACAGCCATCGCTTCAGTCAGTCCTGATCACGTCGGGATCAGTCAGTACACAGTCGGCTCCACAGCCATCGCTTCAGTCAGTCCTGATCACGTCGGGATCAGTCAGTACACAGTCGGCTCCACAGCCATCGCTTCAGTCAGTCCTGATCACGTCGGGATCAGTCAGTACACAGTCGGCTGGCTTGGTCTCCAACCAGCCATCCATTCAGTCAGTTCTCTACACGGCTACCCTGCCATCGAACTATCCAGTTCCAGTACAAGTCTCAGTCCATTCAAAACCGATCCATCAAGACTCGGCGCAATGCCATAA